A single Iodidimonas sp. SYSU 1G8 DNA region contains:
- a CDS encoding flotillin domain-containing protein, translating to MNFEDGVGLMTIIFIALAIIIGLFAVGLIFSRLYRRASKEVSFVRTGFGGQKVILNGGALVLPVLHEIIWVNMNTLRLAVNRATDQALITRDRMRVDVVAEFYVRVQPSVESIAAAAQTLGQRTLMPDQLKDLVEGKFVDALRSVAAEMTMTELHEQRTNFVQKVQQAVTEDLLKNGLELESVSLTGLDQTSREFFNPDNAFDAEGLTRLTDEIERRKKIRNDIEQDTSVQIENKNLETEKLKLSILRDQEYARMEQQREIEIRRAQQATEIAREQASKEQEAEQARIVAKQQVEASKITAERALEEQRITKERQIREREIEKERTIETQEVERKKTVELAEQDRAIAIAERSKAQSESATEADFARAKAVQAAEQVITARETEIASRDKQIDLIEAAKQAETEAIAVRVSAEAEKLAAADRAEAVREQARAHADQIKINAEAEAEAQKARAAAAEITYRVDAEGKRAINEAANMLSAEQVAMQIRIKLIEHLDQIIRESVKPMENIDSIKIIQVDGITGAGGGGGHDGNGGQTDGNLADQMVSGALRYRAQAPLVDSLLGELGIDGKTLAGLAQPAQLDKKNGAA from the coding sequence ATGAATTTCGAGGACGGCGTCGGATTGATGACGATTATTTTCATCGCGCTGGCCATCATCATCGGCCTGTTCGCGGTCGGGCTGATTTTTTCCCGCCTGTACCGGCGGGCGTCAAAGGAAGTGTCCTTTGTCCGTACCGGCTTCGGCGGCCAGAAGGTGATCCTGAATGGCGGCGCGCTGGTGCTGCCGGTGCTGCACGAGATCATCTGGGTCAACATGAACACGCTGCGCCTGGCGGTGAACCGGGCCACCGATCAGGCGCTGATCACCCGCGACCGCATGCGCGTGGACGTGGTCGCCGAGTTCTATGTCCGGGTGCAGCCGTCGGTGGAATCCATCGCCGCGGCGGCCCAGACCCTGGGTCAGCGGACCCTGATGCCGGATCAACTGAAGGATCTGGTCGAGGGCAAGTTCGTCGATGCGCTACGCTCCGTGGCCGCCGAGATGACCATGACCGAGCTGCATGAACAGCGGACCAACTTCGTCCAGAAGGTACAGCAGGCGGTCACGGAAGACCTGCTCAAGAACGGCCTCGAACTGGAGTCTGTCTCGCTCACCGGGCTCGACCAGACGAGCCGCGAATTCTTCAACCCGGACAACGCTTTCGACGCGGAGGGCCTCACTCGCCTGACCGACGAGATCGAGCGCCGGAAGAAAATCCGCAACGACATCGAGCAGGATACGTCGGTTCAGATCGAGAACAAGAATCTGGAAACCGAGAAGCTGAAACTGAGCATCCTGCGCGACCAGGAATATGCGCGCATGGAACAGCAGCGGGAGATCGAGATCCGGCGCGCCCAGCAGGCCACGGAGATCGCCCGCGAACAGGCGTCGAAGGAACAGGAAGCCGAACAGGCGCGCATCGTCGCCAAGCAGCAGGTCGAGGCTTCCAAGATCACCGCCGAACGCGCGCTCGAGGAACAACGGATCACCAAGGAACGACAGATCCGCGAGCGTGAGATCGAGAAGGAGCGGACCATCGAAACCCAGGAGGTAGAGCGCAAGAAGACGGTCGAACTGGCCGAGCAGGACCGCGCCATCGCCATTGCCGAACGCTCGAAGGCCCAGTCGGAGTCCGCGACCGAGGCGGATTTCGCGCGCGCCAAGGCGGTTCAGGCAGCCGAACAGGTGATCACCGCGCGCGAGACCGAAATCGCGTCCCGCGACAAGCAGATCGACCTGATCGAAGCGGCCAAGCAGGCCGAAACCGAAGCGATCGCGGTCCGTGTCTCGGCCGAAGCAGAGAAGCTGGCCGCCGCTGACCGGGCCGAGGCAGTGCGAGAGCAGGCCCGAGCCCATGCCGACCAGATCAAGATCAATGCGGAAGCCGAGGCGGAAGCCCAGAAAGCGCGTGCCGCCGCCGCCGAGATCACTTACCGGGTCGACGCCGAGGGCAAGCGCGCCATCAACGAGGCCGCGAACATGCTGTCCGCCGAGCAGGTCGCCATGCAGATCAGGATCAAGCTGATCGAGCATCTGGACCAGATCATCCGCGAGAGCGTGAAGCCCATGGAGAATATCGACAGCATCAAGATCATCCAGGTGGACGGCATCACCGGCGCGGGCGGTGGCGGTGGCCATGACGGCAACGGCGGCCAGACCGACGGCAATCTCGCCGACCAGATGGTGTCGGGCGCGCTGCGATACAGAGCGCAGGCGCCGCTGGTCGACTCGCTGCTCGGCGAACTCGGCATCGATGGCAAGACTCTCGCGGGTCTCGCCCAGCCAGCGCAGTTGGACAAGAAGAACGGCGCAGCGTAG
- a CDS encoding YqiJ family protein, with protein sequence MWTFLTAWQTLPFTVALGVMTLIALAEAIGFFFGSGISSALEGLFPESDISVDAGADGHDTLGALLSWLRVGEVPILILLVIFLTSFGVIGLALQSITSDALGFLWPGWIAVIPAFLLSLPTVRGLGGVIGRIMPKDETSAVSRDSLVGRVATIVLGTARNGSAAQAKVRDAFQQDHYVMVEPDNDGEEFPQGKQVLLVRRAGGTFFAIGEINENLLN encoded by the coding sequence ATGTGGACATTCCTGACTGCCTGGCAGACCCTGCCCTTCACCGTCGCGCTCGGCGTCATGACTCTGATCGCCCTCGCCGAAGCCATCGGATTCTTCTTCGGAAGCGGCATCTCGTCGGCCCTGGAGGGGCTTTTCCCGGAGAGCGACATCTCGGTCGATGCCGGCGCCGACGGACACGATACGCTTGGCGCGCTGCTGTCCTGGCTGCGAGTGGGCGAAGTGCCGATCCTGATCCTGCTGGTGATCTTCCTCACCTCGTTCGGTGTGATCGGCCTCGCGCTGCAGAGCATCACCAGCGATGCGCTGGGATTTCTCTGGCCCGGCTGGATCGCCGTCATTCCCGCCTTCCTGCTCAGCCTGCCCACCGTGCGCGGGCTGGGCGGCGTGATCGGACGGATCATGCCCAAGGACGAAACCAGCGCAGTCTCCCGCGACAGTCTGGTCGGCCGGGTCGCGACCATCGTCCTGGGCACGGCGCGCAACGGGTCGGCGGCCCAGGCCAAGGTGCGCGACGCCTTTCAGCAGGATCATTACGTCATGGTCGAGCCCGACAATGACGGCGAGGAATTTCCACAGGGCAAGCAGGTGCTGCTTGTGCGGCGCGCCGGAGGGACATTTTTCGCCATTGGCGAGATCAACGAGAATTTACTGAACTGA
- a CDS encoding PspA/IM30 family protein produces MDTIASRVGRIISGSVNALLDAVEGAAPETVMDQAIREIDVAIDDVRQELGRASAAKHLANKRLAEKNAAHEDLAGKIEIALDSGREDLAQVAVESQLDIEAQMPVLEQTIMECQEREKELEGFIAALQAKRREMREELKRFADSRRIAAGETGADGAPHTGNKVNRAIDKASSAFDRVLEKNGGVPGLGTASTANAAQLQELEKLARENRVKERLASIKSNRQS; encoded by the coding sequence ATGGATACGATTGCAAGCCGGGTGGGACGCATCATCAGCGGCAGCGTCAATGCATTGCTGGACGCCGTCGAGGGCGCCGCGCCGGAAACCGTGATGGACCAGGCGATTCGCGAGATCGACGTCGCCATCGACGACGTCCGCCAGGAACTGGGCCGCGCTTCCGCGGCGAAGCATCTGGCGAACAAGCGCCTGGCCGAAAAGAACGCCGCGCACGAAGACCTAGCTGGAAAAATCGAGATCGCCCTGGACAGCGGACGGGAGGACCTCGCTCAGGTCGCCGTCGAAAGCCAGCTGGACATCGAGGCCCAGATGCCCGTGCTCGAGCAGACGATCATGGAATGCCAGGAGCGGGAGAAGGAGCTGGAAGGCTTCATCGCCGCCCTCCAGGCCAAGCGCCGGGAAATGCGCGAGGAACTGAAGCGCTTTGCCGACTCCCGCCGGATTGCCGCGGGCGAGACCGGCGCCGACGGCGCGCCTCATACGGGCAACAAGGTCAACCGCGCCATCGACAAGGCCAGCTCGGCCTTCGACCGTGTGCTCGAAAAGAATGGCGGCGTGCCCGGGCTCGGCACGGCGTCGACCGCGAACGCCGCCCAGCTCCAGGAACTGGAAAAGCTGGCGCGGGAGAACCGGGTAAAGGAGCGGCTGGCGAGCATCAAGTCCAACCGCCAGTCCTGA
- a CDS encoding GNAT family N-acetyltransferase — translation MSAPVTANAIPSLSAVSAADWDACAGSDNPFVSHAFLSSLEDSGCVGPGTGWSPYYVTIEREGGGLAGCVPMYLKSHSQGEYVFDHSWAHAWERAGGHYYPKLQVSVPFSPVTGPRLLAPDRETRALLLSACVQIADKMDVSSLHVTFPDFEQWKEMGDAGLLLRKDQQFIWRNAGYRDFGDFLAALSSRKRKNIRKERMQAVENGVTIELLTGGDLREEHWDAFYQFYVDTSSRKWGRPYLNRRFFSLIGERMPEKILLVLCKRGGRYIAGAINLLGTDALYGRNWGCIEDHPCLHFEACYYQAIEFAITHGLSRVEAGAQGQHKLARGYLPQFTYSAHWIADPGFRDAVAHFLKEEGAYVDADQEALAAHGPFRKVGEAEDD, via the coding sequence GTGAGCGCGCCCGTCACCGCCAACGCCATCCCGTCGCTCAGTGCCGTCTCGGCGGCCGACTGGGATGCTTGCGCGGGATCGGACAATCCCTTCGTGTCCCATGCCTTCCTGTCGTCGCTGGAGGACAGCGGCTGCGTCGGCCCGGGCACCGGCTGGTCACCCTATTACGTGACCATCGAGCGGGAGGGCGGCGGGCTGGCCGGCTGCGTGCCCATGTATCTGAAGTCCCACTCCCAGGGCGAATATGTGTTCGATCACAGCTGGGCCCATGCCTGGGAGCGCGCGGGCGGGCACTATTACCCCAAGCTGCAGGTGAGCGTGCCGTTCTCGCCGGTGACCGGGCCGCGCCTGCTGGCCCCGGATCGGGAAACCCGCGCGCTGCTGCTCAGTGCCTGCGTCCAGATCGCCGACAAGATGGACGTCTCGTCGCTGCACGTCACCTTTCCCGATTTCGAGCAGTGGAAGGAAATGGGTGATGCGGGCCTGCTGCTGCGCAAGGACCAGCAGTTCATCTGGCGCAATGCCGGGTACCGGGATTTCGGCGATTTCCTCGCGGCGCTGAGCTCGCGCAAGCGCAAGAACATCCGCAAGGAACGGATGCAGGCGGTGGAGAACGGCGTCACCATCGAGCTGCTGACCGGCGGCGACCTGAGGGAAGAGCACTGGGACGCCTTCTACCAGTTCTATGTGGATACCTCGTCGCGCAAATGGGGCCGGCCTTATCTGAACCGCCGGTTCTTCTCGCTGATCGGCGAGCGGATGCCCGAGAAGATCCTGCTGGTGCTGTGCAAACGCGGCGGGCGCTATATCGCCGGCGCCATCAACCTGTTGGGCACCGACGCGCTGTACGGCCGCAACTGGGGCTGCATCGAGGATCATCCCTGCCTGCATTTCGAGGCCTGCTATTACCAGGCCATCGAGTTCGCCATCACCCACGGCCTGTCCCGGGTCGAGGCGGGCGCGCAGGGCCAGCACAAGCTGGCGCGCGGCTACCTGCCCCAGTTCACCTATTCCGCCCACTGGATCGCCGATCCCGGCTTCCGCGACGCCGTCGCCCACTTCCTGAAGGAAGAAGGCGCCTATGTGGACGCCGACCAGGAAGCCCTGGCGGCGCACGGCCCGTTCAGGAAGGTGGGCGAGGCGGAGGACGACTGA
- a CDS encoding RidA family protein yields MSGQIAARLEELGIVLPDPPRPVAAYVPFTIAGNLIFISGQVSAAPGGASFRGKLGQDLDVAQGQQAARVCALNILAQLNAALDGQLDRVQQIMKLGGFVNCIDGFTEQPQVVNGASELMVDVFGDKGRHARAAVGVNALPLGMAVEVDAVVAFT; encoded by the coding sequence ATGAGCGGACAGATCGCGGCGCGGCTTGAAGAACTGGGCATCGTGCTGCCCGATCCGCCCCGGCCGGTCGCCGCCTATGTACCGTTCACCATCGCCGGTAATCTCATCTTCATTTCCGGCCAGGTGTCGGCCGCGCCCGGCGGGGCCAGCTTTCGCGGCAAGCTGGGCCAGGATCTGGACGTGGCGCAGGGACAGCAGGCGGCGCGGGTGTGCGCCCTCAACATCCTCGCCCAGCTCAACGCGGCGCTGGACGGGCAGCTGGACCGCGTCCAGCAGATCATGAAGCTGGGCGGGTTCGTCAACTGCATCGACGGCTTCACCGAACAGCCGCAGGTGGTCAACGGCGCGTCGGAGCTGATGGTGGATGTGTTTGGCGACAAGGGCCGTCATGCGCGCGCCGCCGTCGGCGTCAACGCCCTGCCGCTGGGGATGGCGGTCGAAGTGGACGCGGTCGTGGCCTTCACGTGA
- a CDS encoding MAPEG family protein gives MTPTLLAMLGYALWTLLLTLTIATTRTVLVMRGVRAANEFSPTGEDVGGFSRRLARAHANCYENLPVFIGVVLAAILSGHSAVADQYALWILYARIFQSSVHMASTSILAVYLRFMFYGVQAALLVLIAAKCFLA, from the coding sequence ATGACGCCGACACTGCTGGCCATGTTGGGCTATGCGCTCTGGACACTGCTGCTGACCCTGACCATCGCCACCACGCGCACCGTCCTGGTGATGCGGGGCGTGCGCGCGGCCAACGAGTTTTCGCCCACCGGCGAGGATGTGGGCGGTTTTTCGCGGCGGCTTGCCCGCGCCCACGCCAATTGCTACGAGAACCTGCCGGTGTTCATCGGCGTGGTGCTGGCCGCCATCCTCAGCGGCCACAGCGCCGTCGCGGACCAGTACGCGCTGTGGATCCTGTATGCGCGAATCTTCCAGTCGTCGGTGCACATGGCCTCGACCAGCATACTGGCCGTCTATTTGCGTTTCATGTTCTACGGCGTCCAGGCCGCGCTGCTGGTGCTGATCGCGGCGAAGTGCTTCCTGGCCTAG
- a CDS encoding ROK family protein: MRIGIDLGGTKIEAIVLDPDGAETFRKRVATPAAYDERVRAVAALAAEAEQAAGTPCTVGLGTPGSVSPHTGLMQNAENLSGRPLHHDVASALGRPIRMANDADCFALSEAADGAAAGAGTIFGVILGTGVGAGLVINGQLPKAGPNATRGEWGHNPLPWPEDDERPGPECYCGLRGCIETFLNGRGLALAYREVTGQDAPGEVIALADTPERRAAIDRYGLRLAKSLATIINIVDPDVIVLGGGVSNVARLYDIVPPLLPRFVFSDGVATPIVRARHGDSSGVRGAARLWDER, encoded by the coding sequence ATGCGCATCGGCATCGATCTGGGCGGCACCAAGATCGAGGCGATCGTGCTGGACCCGGACGGCGCCGAAACCTTCCGCAAGCGTGTCGCCACGCCCGCCGCCTATGACGAGCGGGTGCGCGCGGTGGCGGCCCTCGCCGCCGAGGCCGAACAGGCCGCCGGTACCCCGTGCACAGTGGGACTCGGCACGCCGGGGTCCGTCTCGCCCCATACAGGCCTCATGCAGAACGCCGAGAACCTGTCGGGCCGGCCGCTGCACCATGATGTGGCCAGCGCGCTGGGCCGTCCGATTCGCATGGCGAACGATGCCGACTGCTTTGCCTTGTCGGAAGCCGCCGATGGCGCGGCGGCGGGAGCAGGCACCATCTTCGGGGTGATCCTGGGCACCGGCGTCGGCGCGGGCCTCGTCATCAACGGGCAGTTGCCGAAGGCCGGCCCCAATGCCACGCGCGGCGAATGGGGCCACAATCCGCTGCCCTGGCCCGAGGATGACGAGCGGCCCGGCCCCGAATGCTATTGCGGGCTGCGCGGATGCATCGAAACCTTTCTGAATGGAAGGGGCCTCGCTCTCGCCTATCGGGAGGTGACTGGCCAGGACGCCCCGGGCGAGGTTATCGCGCTGGCCGACACGCCGGAAAGGCGCGCGGCCATCGACCGCTATGGCCTGCGCCTGGCGAAATCGCTGGCGACAATCATCAATATCGTGGACCCGGACGTGATCGTGCTGGGCGGCGGCGTGTCCAATGTCGCGCGGCTGTACGATATCGTGCCGCCGCTGCTGCCGCGCTTCGTCTTCTCCGACGGCGTCGCCACACCGATAGTGCGGGCGCGCCACGGCGATTCCAGCGGCGTCAGGGGTGCGGCGCGGCTCTGGGACGAACGCTAG
- a CDS encoding DUF3572 domain-containing protein translates to MNADRAEIIALQALGFLAGDEEALAGFLRLTGLDLPDIRAAAANPELLAGVLDYLLQDEAMLLAFCEAAAIRPEEPTRARAYLPGGDIPHYT, encoded by the coding sequence ATGAACGCCGACCGCGCCGAGATCATCGCCCTCCAGGCCCTCGGGTTCCTGGCAGGCGACGAAGAGGCGCTGGCCGGCTTTCTGCGTCTGACCGGCCTCGACCTTCCCGATATCCGCGCCGCCGCCGCCAATCCGGAGCTGCTGGCGGGCGTGCTCGACTACCTGCTGCAGGACGAGGCGATGCTGCTCGCCTTCTGCGAGGCCGCCGCCATCCGTCCGGAAGAGCCGACCCGCGCCCGCGCCTACTTGCCGGGCGGCGATATCCCCCATTATACCTGA
- the rpmG gene encoding 50S ribosomal protein L33: MAKPTTIKIRLESTAGTGYFYVTKKNPRTMTEKMKVKKYDPVVRKHVEFKEGKIK; the protein is encoded by the coding sequence ATGGCGAAGCCGACCACGATCAAGATCCGGCTGGAGAGCACCGCGGGCACCGGCTACTTCTACGTCACCAAGAAGAATCCTCGGACCATGACCGAGAAGATGAAGGTGAAGAAGTACGATCCGGTCGTGCGCAAGCACGTCGAGTTCAAGGAAGGGAAGATTAAATAA
- a CDS encoding multidrug efflux SMR transporter, translating to MGWVYLGLAGLFEIGWALGLKESRGFTRLWPTLFTIASIIVSLGLLGLALRSVPLGTAYAVWSGIGIIGTVVLGILLHGEPATALRLGCICLIACGIAGLKLVSP from the coding sequence ATGGGATGGGTCTATCTTGGCCTGGCGGGCCTGTTCGAAATCGGCTGGGCGCTGGGGCTGAAGGAATCGCGCGGCTTCACCCGGCTGTGGCCCACGCTCTTCACCATCGCCAGCATCATCGTCAGCCTGGGTCTGCTTGGCCTCGCGCTGCGCAGCGTGCCGCTCGGCACGGCCTACGCGGTCTGGAGCGGCATCGGCATCATCGGCACGGTGGTTCTCGGCATCCTGCTGCACGGCGAACCGGCGACGGCGCTGCGGCTGGGCTGCATCTGCCTGATCGCCTGCGGCATCGCCGGGCTCAAGCTGGTGTCGCCGTGA
- a CDS encoding limonene-1,2-epoxide hydrolase family protein produces the protein MPPKDPKALTNLRIIIALFKAFEGGTRQHVWDGYDLYLSEEGVYNLTGFPAMTKAQVKEILFSDIGGNAPVVKIVPKLGTQEAIDDLVFVEHVDSYRDKDGKEVLKLPVCSVFQLKGGKIRKWTDYCDPRGLLELYGDRLPS, from the coding sequence ATGCCGCCCAAGGATCCCAAGGCGCTGACCAATCTTCGCATCATCATCGCGCTGTTCAAGGCGTTCGAGGGCGGCACGCGCCAGCACGTCTGGGACGGCTACGACCTCTATCTGTCCGAGGAAGGCGTCTACAACCTGACCGGCTTTCCCGCCATGACCAAGGCGCAGGTCAAGGAAATCCTGTTCAGCGACATCGGCGGCAATGCGCCTGTGGTGAAGATCGTGCCGAAGCTGGGCACCCAGGAAGCCATTGACGATCTGGTGTTCGTCGAGCACGTGGACAGCTACCGCGACAAGGACGGCAAGGAAGTGCTGAAGCTGCCGGTGTGCAGCGTGTTCCAGCTCAAGGGCGGCAAGATCCGCAAATGGACCGACTATTGCGACCCGCGCGGCCTGCTTGAGCTGTACGGCGACCGGCTGCCGTCATGA
- a CDS encoding SDR family NAD(P)-dependent oxidoreductase, producing MNPVALVVGAGVATGGAIARRFARAGYTACVARRNEEKLNHLVGEIVAEGGTAHAFGVDSTQEDQMVEMVARIEREIGPVEVAVYNAAIGTHSPIASHSAADYERVWRVNAFGAFLMGREVAKFMEPREKGTIIFTGATSALRGKANLAAFSGSKHALRALAQSMGRELFPKNIHVAHVIIDGPIDTPLIRKMMPKVFEERPADGVLAPEAIADAYYALHVQHRSAWSHETELRPWKEPW from the coding sequence ATGAACCCGGTCGCGCTGGTCGTCGGCGCCGGCGTCGCCACGGGCGGCGCCATCGCCAGGCGGTTCGCCCGCGCCGGCTACACCGCCTGCGTCGCCCGCCGCAACGAGGAGAAGCTGAACCATCTGGTCGGCGAGATCGTCGCCGAGGGCGGCACCGCCCATGCCTTCGGCGTCGATTCGACGCAGGAGGACCAGATGGTCGAGATGGTCGCCCGCATCGAGCGCGAGATCGGCCCCGTCGAGGTCGCGGTGTACAATGCCGCCATCGGCACCCATTCGCCGATCGCCAGCCATTCCGCCGCCGATTACGAGCGCGTCTGGCGCGTTAACGCGTTCGGCGCGTTTCTGATGGGGCGCGAGGTGGCCAAGTTCATGGAGCCGCGCGAGAAGGGCACCATCATCTTCACCGGCGCCACATCGGCGCTGCGCGGCAAGGCCAACCTGGCGGCCTTCTCGGGCTCCAAGCACGCCCTGCGCGCCCTGGCTCAGTCCATGGGCCGCGAGCTGTTTCCGAAAAACATCCATGTGGCCCATGTGATCATCGACGGCCCCATCGACACGCCGCTGATCCGCAAGATGATGCCCAAGGTGTTCGAGGAACGGCCCGCCGACGGCGTGCTGGCGCCCGAGGCCATCGCCGACGCCTATTACGCGCTTCACGTGCAGCACCGCAGCGCCTGGAGCCACGAAACCGAACTGCGTCCCTGGAAGGAACCCTGGTGA
- a CDS encoding 2-hydroxychromene-2-carboxylate isomerase, with amino-acid sequence MAKTLEFFFDFMSPPTYLAWTRIPGIIERTGCAVVWRPMLTLGLFQATGNRPPMTVPNKGKYSGMDLQRFARRYGVTLNPNPHMMDLKIVPPLRGAFVAQERGEFDAYARAMFEGMFLKGLNIGADDVWPKLLEDAGLDAAAYQAGIAREDIKDKLKANVQEAADRGAFGAPTFFVDGEMFWGQDRLDFVEEALKR; translated from the coding sequence ATGGCCAAGACCCTCGAATTCTTCTTCGATTTCATGAGCCCGCCCACCTATCTGGCGTGGACCCGCATCCCCGGCATCATCGAGCGCACCGGCTGCGCGGTCGTCTGGCGCCCGATGCTGACGCTGGGCCTGTTCCAGGCAACCGGCAACCGGCCGCCCATGACCGTGCCCAACAAGGGCAAGTATTCCGGCATGGACCTGCAGCGCTTCGCCCGCCGCTACGGCGTCACGCTCAACCCCAATCCGCATATGATGGACCTGAAGATCGTGCCGCCGCTGCGCGGCGCGTTCGTGGCGCAGGAGCGGGGCGAGTTCGACGCCTACGCCCGGGCCATGTTCGAGGGCATGTTCCTCAAGGGCCTGAATATCGGCGCCGACGATGTCTGGCCGAAACTGCTGGAGGACGCCGGCCTCGACGCCGCCGCCTATCAGGCCGGCATCGCGCGCGAGGACATCAAGGACAAGCTGAAGGCCAACGTCCAGGAAGCCGCCGACCGCGGCGCGTTCGGCGCCCCCACCTTCTTCGTCGACGGCGAAATGTTCTGGGGCCAGGACCGGCTGGATTTCGTCGAAGAGGCCCTGAAGCGGTAG
- a CDS encoding SDR family oxidoreductase — protein MSLQGRVAIVTGGNRGIGKGIALGLAQDGASLAINYRGNEDEARATLAEIRALGVRAELYQASVDDYAAVRDMVAKVAADFGQIDILVNNAGIASKGRSVADTDPEEFERVVRTHAFGTFYATHEVIPHLRKRPRGDIIMVSSAATRRWMANGAPYNVGKASIEAIAFGVAKEERANNIRVNVVAPGVVETDMGKRLLKARGVSDPRDADATAPFGRVCQPEDLSNVVRWLVSEQNSYVTGERIYVDGLAGV, from the coding sequence ATGTCATTGCAGGGACGTGTCGCCATCGTCACGGGCGGCAACCGGGGAATCGGCAAGGGAATCGCACTGGGCCTGGCGCAGGACGGCGCCAGCCTGGCGATCAATTATCGCGGCAACGAGGACGAGGCGCGGGCGACGCTGGCGGAGATCCGCGCGCTGGGCGTGCGCGCCGAACTGTATCAGGCCAGCGTGGACGATTACGCCGCCGTTCGCGACATGGTGGCGAAGGTCGCCGCCGATTTCGGCCAGATCGACATCCTGGTGAACAATGCCGGCATCGCCAGCAAGGGCCGCTCGGTCGCCGACACCGATCCCGAGGAATTCGAACGCGTGGTGCGCACCCATGCCTTCGGCACGTTCTACGCCACCCACGAGGTGATTCCGCATCTGCGCAAGCGGCCGCGCGGCGACATCATCATGGTGTCGTCGGCCGCCACGCGGCGCTGGATGGCGAACGGCGCGCCCTACAATGTGGGCAAGGCCAGCATCGAGGCCATCGCCTTCGGCGTCGCCAAGGAAGAACGGGCCAACAACATCCGGGTCAACGTGGTCGCGCCCGGCGTGGTCGAGACCGACATGGGCAAGCGCCTGCTGAAGGCCCGCGGCGTCAGTGACCCGCGCGACGCCGACGCGACGGCGCCCTTCGGGCGGGTGTGCCAGCCCGAGGATTTGTCCAACGTGGTGCGCTGGCTGGTATCGGAGCAGAATTCCTATGTGACGGGGGAGCGGATTTACGTGGATGGGCTGGCGGGGGTTTGA
- a CDS encoding sulfate ABC transporter ATP-binding protein — translation MRITINDLTKQFERFPALDGVSLEIGSGELVALLGPSGSGKTTLLRSIAGLEHPSSGQILFDGEDVSGLSVGERRIGFAFQSYALFRHMTVLKNVSFGLKVRPRKTRPAKEEIRRRALELLDLVQLGGLENRFPSQLSGGQRQRVALARALAIEPRVLLLDEPFGALDAKVRKELRRWLRQLHDRLGLTTIFVTHDQEEALELADRVVVMNKGRIEQVGAPAEVYDDPATSFVSEFLGEVNTFPCTLNDGIADVLGNEFPMVDQPDTGGPQRRHGPAVAYVRTHEIELLSRERLEGIPAIVRAVFPFGGAIRVELAVEGYDTPVQAEVPRAFFEAGEIEVNAGIFVRATNARVFPQV, via the coding sequence GTGCGTATCACGATCAACGATCTTACCAAGCAGTTCGAGCGCTTCCCGGCGCTGGACGGCGTTTCCCTGGAAATCGGCTCCGGCGAGCTGGTCGCCCTGCTCGGCCCGTCGGGCTCGGGCAAGACCACCCTGCTGCGGTCCATCGCCGGGCTGGAGCATCCCTCGTCGGGGCAGATCCTGTTTGACGGCGAGGACGTCTCGGGCCTTTCGGTCGGCGAGCGCCGCATCGGTTTCGCCTTCCAGTCCTATGCCCTGTTCCGGCACATGACCGTGCTGAAGAACGTGTCGTTCGGCCTCAAGGTCCGGCCGCGCAAGACCCGGCCCGCCAAGGAGGAAATCCGCCGCCGGGCGCTGGAGCTGCTGGACCTGGTGCAGCTCGGCGGACTGGAGAACCGGTTCCCGTCGCAGCTGTCGGGCGGGCAGCGCCAGCGCGTCGCCCTGGCCCGGGCGCTGGCCATCGAGCCGCGCGTGCTGCTGCTCGACGAGCCGTTCGGCGCCCTCGACGCCAAGGTGCGCAAGGAACTGCGCCGCTGGCTGCGCCAGCTGCACGACCGGCTGGGCCTGACCACCATCTTCGTTACCCATGACCAGGAGGAAGCCCTGGAGCTGGCCGACCGGGTCGTGGTGATGAACAAGGGCAGGATCGAGCAGGTCGGCGCGCCGGCCGAGGTCTATGATGATCCCGCGACGTCGTTCGTCAGCGAGTTCCTGGGCGAGGTGAACACTTTCCCCTGCACGCTGAACGACGGCATCGCCGACGTGCTGGGCAACGAGTTCCCCATGGTCGACCAGCCGGACACCGGCGGCCCGCAGCGCCGTCACGGGCCCGCGGTCGCCTATGTGCGCACGCACGAGATCGAGCTGCTGTCGCGCGAGCGGCTGGAAGGCATCCCCGCCATCGTGCGGGCGGTCTTCCCCTTCGGCGGCGCGATCCGGGTCGAGCTGGCGGTCGAGGGGTACGACACGCCTGTCCAGGCCGAGGTGCCCCGCGCCTTCTTCGAGGCGGGCGAGATCGAGGTCAACGCCGGGATATTCGTGCGGGCGACGAACGCTCGCGTTTTCCCGCAGGTCTAA